The window ACGAGCTGAAGGAGCTCGCGGACACCTTCGACGAGATGCTCGACCGCCTGGAGCGGGCCTTCACGGCGCAGCAGCGGTTCGTCGGGAACGCCTCGCACGAGCTGCGCACGCCCCTCGCCATCAACCGCACCCTCCTGGAGGTCCACCTCTCGGACCCCGGGGCGCCCATGGAGCTCCAGCAGCTCGGCAAGACGCTCCTGGCCACCAACGAGCGCAGCGAGCAGCTGGTGGAGGGCCTGCTCCTGCTCGCGCGCAGCGACAACCAGATCGTGGAGCGCAAGCCGGTGGACCTGGCCGAGGTGGCCGACCGGGCCATCGACCAGGCCAGGGCGGAGGCGGCTGACAAGGGCGTGGAGATCCGGGGCGAGCGCGTGCCGGCGGTCGTCCAGGGCAACGGCGTACTCCTGGAGCGCATCGCCCTGAACCTGGTGCAGAACGCCGTGCGCTACAACATCGCGGAGGGCGGCTGGGTGGAGGTCACCACCGAACTCCAGCACGGTCAGGCGGTCCTCCTCGTCACGAACACCGGGCCCGTCGTGCCGGCGTACGAGATCGACAACCTCTTCGAACCGTTCAGGCGGCTGCGCACGGAGCGGACCGGCAGCGACAAGGGCGTCGGTCTCGGCCTGTCGATCGCGCGATCCGTCGCGCGGGCGCACGGAGGCCGTATCATCGCGGAGCCCCGCGAGGGCGG is drawn from Streptomyces sp. NBC_00178 and contains these coding sequences:
- a CDS encoding sensor histidine kinase, which gives rise to MAASPGPVAAPPKPTWEPKQQETTYPWLRPTIRIRLTLLYGGMFLIAGILLLSIIYMLAAQALHDAGGGLVFQVSGTNVRISSDTCPQLGSALNNSQLNEAIKDCTASQRQHALDSLLNRALLALVGLSIIAFAFGYAMAGRVLSPLGRITRTARRVAGTDLTRRIELDGPDDELKELADTFDEMLDRLERAFTAQQRFVGNASHELRTPLAINRTLLEVHLSDPGAPMELQQLGKTLLATNERSEQLVEGLLLLARSDNQIVERKPVDLAEVADRAIDQARAEAADKGVEIRGERVPAVVQGNGVLLERIALNLVQNAVRYNIAEGGWVEVTTELQHGQAVLLVTNTGPVVPAYEIDNLFEPFRRLRTERTGSDKGVGLGLSIARSVARAHGGRIIAEPREGGGLVMRVTLPV